ACGGTAAAAAATACTTTGACGGCGTATCATCTTTATGGGTGAATGTGCATGGGCATCAAAAAAAAGAAATTGACCATGCAATAATAAAACAACTTTCAAAAGTTGCGCACACAACATTTTTAGGGCTTACACACGGCCCCGCCGCAATACTTGCCAAAGAACTTATTGAAATTGTACCAAAGGGTTTATCTAAAGTTTTTTATTCAGACAATGGCTCCACCGCTGTAGAAATCGCATTAAAGATGGCATACCAATACTGGCAACAAAAAAATAAAACAAATAAAACATCGTTTCTGTCGTTACGCAACGCCTACCACGGCGACACTATCGGCTCCGTATCAGTTGGCGGAATGGATTTATTTCACTCAAAGTTTAGAAAACTTTTATTTAAAACTCATTTTGCTCAGTCCCCCCATTGCCTGAGGTGCAAAAAAAGAAAAAATAGCATTATTATTAACTCTAATAAAAAAACATTCAATGCTCATTGCAAAAGTATGGGATGCAAAGGTGAGTGTTTGCAAGAAGTTGAAACCATACTTAAAAAGAACTCCTCAAAAATTGCGGCGGCAATAGTTGAGCCAATGGTACAGGGTGCCGCAGGAATGCTTTTAATGCCCAACGGATACCTTAAAAGCTTTCAGTCACTATGCGAAAAGTATAGAGTTTTACTTATTTGCGACGAGGTTGCAACCGGTTTTGGCAGAACAGGCAAGATGTTTGCCTGCGAACACGAAGCTATAAAACCAGATATTATGTGCGTGGCAAAGGGTATAACTGGCGGTTATTTGCCGCTTGCCGCAACAATAACAAGTGATAAAATATACAACGCATTTCTTGGAAAATTTGAAGAGTTTAAAACATTTTTTCATGGCCACACTTACACGGCAAATCCGCTTGCCTGCGCCGCAGCAATTGCAAACCTAAAAATATTTAAAGACGAAAAAACCATAAAAAAACTATCACCTAAAATTAACCTCTTAGCTAATGAATTAAAAAAATTATTAGAGTTGCCAAATGTTGCGCAGGTTAGGCAACTTGGGTTAATGGTTGGAATAGAAATTGTAAAAGATAAAAATACTCTTGAGGAGTTTGAACCCGCATTTTGCAATAGGTTTGAGAACCGAGGCGAAAGAGATGGAGACAGTTTTGACGCAAAAATTGCAGAGAATGGTTATTCCATTCGCAAGGGTTTTGCGAAAAAAAATGTCCCATATCTTTTGACGAATTCCAAATCCTATTGCAAAATTCGGGTTGAGCCAAAGAATCAAATTGGCGCACGAATTTGCAGCAATTGCCGAACAAAAGGGCTTCTAATCCGCCCCCTTGGCAATGTACTTGTACTAATGCCTCCACTCTCAATAACCTCAATAGAAATTGAAACAATTCTTACAACAATCAGCGACGCAATAAAAAGGACACTTAACTATAAGCGTTAAGTGTCTTTTAAAATAATTGAATATAAGCCCTTTTTCTGTCAAAAACCAATTTATCCTATGCTATAACAAATTCGGACACCTGCTAACTTGGAGCATTACAGGAGCACTATAATTATTTTGTTGTTTTGATCTTATTTTTTACACTTTTAATCTATTTTTCCTCTCTTCAATATCCATTTGTTCTTTTTTCTCTTTCTCATTATTCTCTTCTTTAATAAGCTCATCTATTTTTTCTAAAAACTTGTTGTAAAGAATTGGTTCGTAATATATTATCCTTCCATCATTAATCATAAATATATTACCTGTAAAAAATTTTATGCCTACAGAGTCGTCAAAAAAAATACCATGTCTGAATTTATTTGAAAGAATATAATTGAGCCCTGAGTATATTATTTTATTCCATTCAACAAATTCATCTTCATCATATTCATTATCATATCCATTAAATTTATAATCACCATCATAGACTATCTTAACGCTTCCTCCATATTTTTCAGACAACGCATCAAATATGTCATCTTTATTTGAAACAAGTCCGCAAGCGAATGATTTTAAGCTACCAGTATCATCATAACAAAAATAAATAGAAATTCTTTCCTCGTTTCCCACATCATTACCAACATTTACAACCATCACATACAACTCTTTACTCAATTTATCACCACGATTGCTAAACGGCAATATCCAAAATATATGCTCTCCATTATAAGCAAACACTGGGGCGGATAAAAACTCTTTTCGTTGTAGTGCAATAGCATCAGTGACAGATTCGCTGACAAACTTGAGAATAAATTTTGTATTTTGATTTGTTGATTGCACAAGCTCACTTTTATTAAACTCTTTGATTGTATCTTCTGTCATACCACATGATCTCAACACAGTGTCTCTGTTAAGAAAATCCTCAAACTTAAACTTATTTTCTTTAATCCACTTTAGTACATCGCCAACTGTCACATTAAATGGAACTCCCATAATACCACTTGTAATTGGGGTTTCTTCTAAATGAAGGTATCTTATTCTTGCCTTTTTCAGCGTTTTCGAAAAAATGAACATTAGAGATGTCTTATTAAAAATCCTTAATTTATTCGGATTCTTATCTCTGTATGATTCCAATGGAGTGTCACCAAAAATTCGAACAGCTGTTACATACTTATAAATATTATCGTTATCTAAAAGCTTATTCATAGCTTTAGCAGCATCTTCCGACGAATACTCTGCTTTTTTTTCAAAAGTCAACTTGTCTTTACCCAAACTTGCAAATATCCCTTCGTTATCTTTGCTAAATTCTTCCTTAAAAGCATCCAAATCTATCTCATCCGCAGTAAA
This Endomicrobiales bacterium DNA region includes the following protein-coding sequences:
- the bioA gene encoding adenosylmethionine--8-amino-7-oxononanoate transaminase produces the protein MKTIDLDKKYIWHPFTQMSEWIKNEPSEVLSIEKAKGNYLYDSNGKKYFDGVSSLWVNVHGHQKKEIDHAIIKQLSKVAHTTFLGLTHGPAAILAKELIEIVPKGLSKVFYSDNGSTAVEIALKMAYQYWQQKNKTNKTSFLSLRNAYHGDTIGSVSVGGMDLFHSKFRKLLFKTHFAQSPHCLRCKKRKNSIIINSNKKTFNAHCKSMGCKGECLQEVETILKKNSSKIAAAIVEPMVQGAAGMLLMPNGYLKSFQSLCEKYRVLLICDEVATGFGRTGKMFACEHEAIKPDIMCVAKGITGGYLPLAATITSDKIYNAFLGKFEEFKTFFHGHTYTANPLACAAAIANLKIFKDEKTIKKLSPKINLLANELKKLLELPNVAQVRQLGLMVGIEIVKDKNTLEEFEPAFCNRFENRGERDGDSFDAKIAENGYSIRKGFAKKNVPYLLTNSKSYCKIRVEPKNQIGARICSNCRTKGLLIRPLGNVLVLMPPLSITSIEIETILTTISDAIKRTLNYKR